DNA from Daucus carota subsp. sativus chromosome 1, DH1 v3.0, whole genome shotgun sequence:
agagtgATTTACATGGAAGAGAGGGAGCCGAGGGAGAGAGCTAGAGCTAGAGAGAGAGATCGAGAGcaagagagggggggagagagatagagatagagagagCGGGGACAGCGCTAGAGCGAGAGAGGAGGAGGGTGAGTGGATGAATCGAGATGTTATCCGAAACAAAGAGATCGACTGAGAGAGATGATGGTGCGGTAGTTCACAGCAAGTAATGGAGATGACTTAATTAGTGTAGTTTACTTGGTTAATAGCATTCTTGATATTCTTAGCTAATGAAAATGACAGGGGCTTGCATCAGGTGCCATCTTTTGCTACCCTAAATATGCATGCACTACTATAAACATCCATGCACCACTCGCATATATACACTTTCAGAAATCAATTATATGCTAGTTGCTCAAATATAGATACATTATTTTACTTTATTAACATAATAAATgggtttaataaaaatatatggtaAATTGCTAGTGGCCGGGGCCGttcaaattatgaaaaatttaaacaaagttTAAACACTAGTTTCGGTCCTGCTTAATTCCGAGTGATACAActtctttttttataattaatttatataaagagagataaatagtaaaatttaatattatataacagtcaaattttgtttaacatgtatatttaattattgccgatgatttatatataaataattccgATTTACAAGCTgctcattaaaattttaatcaatgaTCAAATTTTGTTGATTTGAATCCTTCTAATTCGACCAACATTTATATCGTCTTCGGGGTTGAACATAACTGAAAAAAGAAATACATGTTATTCGCGTGTTAGTCGTATTTTTCTTGTATAATCAGGAATGCGATTTAATTGAACTataattaaaagttaaatttaattttgcacaaaacatttaaaaaactCAAATTAGGTTGAACTTAAATTGTTTATCAATAagttcaatatatttataagagtAAACGACAAAATGGTGATTgcagttttcaaaattttacaaaacGTCACCACAAAACGTCACCAATCTGCACCACCACTTTGTGTGGTttactatatttataattataacatatttagATGTCAATTtccatttattaaaatttcatgtACTCTCAATTCGGctaaaattttttatatcaattatatgTTTGCCTTTTTATACACACATTTGTATgtatttattttcctgaaattTATTTACCTTTcgatgattattgttattagaCTTGTTACTATTACTAATATTATAGCTGTTTCAATATTTTGCAAAATTTCACTATTTTACCCTGATTTGAGACCaacaaaaaaatgagagggacagtaATTTACCTGGAAGAGAGAGAGCTAGAGAGAGAGgcgggggagagagagagccggggagagagagagttagagagagagagagagcgtgGGAGAGAGTGAGGCTAGAGCGAGAGATCTAGAGccgagggagagagagagcaaGACAGCGGTAGAGCGAGAGCGAGCGAGAAGGGAGAGAAAAATGGTTGATGGTGATTGGGTGGAGGGAGAGAGACGGGAAGGGACGCCGGATCGAGGTTGAGTGGATGTGATGGTGTGATAGTTTACGGGATGTAATGGAGAATGGAGATGACTTAATTAATTAGTGTAGTTTACTTGGTTAATAGCATTCTTATTCTTAGCTAAAGAAAATGACAGGGGCTTGCATCAGGTGCCATCTACAAATTGCTCataataattttagtcaatGATCAAATTTTGTTGATCTGAATCCTTCAATTGGACCAACATTTATATTGTCTTCGCCCTTGAATATAACTCAAAAAAGAAATACAAGTTATTCGCGCGTGTTAGTCGTATATCTCTTGTATAAtcaagaataaaatttaattgaactataatttataagttagatttaattttgcaaaaaaacatttaaaaaactCAAATTAGGTTGAACttaaattgtttataaataagTTCAATATATTCATAAGGGTAAACAACAAAGTGATAACTGcgggttttcaaaattttacaaaatgtcaCTATTTTACAACCTACAATTCCAATTACAAGCaataaaattgattaaaaataataaaatatatcacataCACATCTATATATCAATAACCTGATCAAAATTGATTGactaaattcataaaaattgtAATATTGGTTTCTCTTTAATCACAATTCTTGCACACAAATTGTACAAAAATCGCACAAATTTTGAGTACACCTCACAATCTTACTTTATCATTAAGTTTGATGGGTAATTAGAGTGGAATGACTCGTGATATCATATTtaataagtaaatataaatttaaattagtatTGGAAACATAGCTTTTTGGACTAAAATACATTTTACTCCTATAAAAACTGAACGATATGTTTTGATGAGACGAAGTATTTAAAAACacaggggggggggggagatcTTGAAATCCTATTACTCTTTTATAGCTCAAAAGAGTAAcatttgatttcatttttaatcgTGCAGTTTTATAGGAgtttaatatatctaaaaaaaaaagtaatattgTAAGAAAGATAATCCTCCCGAATGTCAAATTGATATATATTAGCATTTGACACTTGGGTTTGTATCGGACTAGAGCGAGGATGGTGtcgaaaaatagtaaaatagaTAGTAATACTAGGTACTAGAACAATCAAcgcaataaaaattattaataatgctTTGCGTTGATTGACTATGTAGAAAAACGGACCTTCTAATGCAGCAAATATCATGAAAATAggtagaaaaatataataagtgaGAAAACGAAATAATGTGTACTTATTAAGACGGTCATTCCCACTATGGTCTGCTACGTGCTCTACTCCCTGGACAGCAGTGTCATCGACAAGCTCTATTTCAGTGATCTGTTGCTCTGCTCGAGGAGCCGGAAGGTCATCCACTGGAAGCTCTTTGATCTCATTGATCGGAGGGTTAATAGGAGGAGCCTCATCAATAGGAGGAGCCTCCTGTGGAGGAGCTCCCCGCAGGACGAAGCTGCCATGACAAATAAATATGTTAGAAAAGAATCAAAAAGCAGTACTAGGTACTCAACTGCCATGACAAATTACTgatattaatatgataataggCCTATTGACAATTATATCATCAAAGTTTGCTAAATGTAATCAACTGCCATCCAACTTTTATTGTAATCGGTTTAGCCACTAAAGTTTATATTTTCACAAGGCCTAGTCATCTAAACTGGGCTTGCAACCCACTCTCATGAAGAAGCTTTATTTCTTctggcatttcatcaaacaggtACCGCTAAGCCTCAAAATTTCCACATTTtgagtatatatttaaaaatgggTTGGAGGTGAGCATGTAACTAAAGTTAATTTAGTGGATGTATCAACTCTCAACTTTTGGTAGATAGGCTTGTGTGTAAATGTAAGTATTGGAATTTAAAGAAAGGGAGATTGTTTTAATTAGAATCGATCGATTAATGATCACATATGTTAACTGCTTCATGTATCACCTACTTGGCTACTTGCCTTAGTCAGAGAATAATCaaattatgatatttgttcTTCTTTAAATGTACTCTCCCAGTTATCTTCCAGTTATTTCTTACAGTTTTTTTGTATTGCGTGACACGTagatacttatatataattttatataaactttttttgtttctaaatgtaatttaaatttaaatttttatttagaaaaaagaattttagaatattttatgaaatcatactaataaaaagaatattaactCCCAAGATTTTACCCTAAAGCTAACACTTTGACCCATGACTTCTAAAGTATGGAACAAGCTTCTTCTAAACTAGATTTCAGATAATAACTTCAGCCATTCATTTGTTCTGATTTAATTATCATTTTGGTCCctccataaatcaaatattttattaatataaatagggTCTTAAATATATCATTATACTAATGAATTATGACACTTCGTTATTTTGGCTTATCATAATTCAAATCGACCAATACTTTCATGATGCGAAAACCTGTAATCCCATATTAAAACTCCAGCTAAACCCACTACACTAGTATATATGGATATGTAAGAACTTATTGTCATCCTCCTAAATACCACAAAAAAGTGTACCAATCATGGACTTAAATGATAGAGTTAGGTATAATATAGctttgatatataatattattatttttaccgCAAGAGGGTGACAACGATCATCCTCACGAAATCTTGAAAGTCACCATctgtgaaaaaaatataataattaattagttaagacaacaataaaattttattttccaagCCTATGCGCAtatttatttcaattaaataattagatacaaAAGCTATGCTAGTCGCTTAAGTTCAGTAGATTTTGGAAAAATCAGGGTGTGTGAACAGATTTGAGACCAACAAAAGAAAGTGAGGGAGAGTGATTTACCTTAAGATCAGAGAGAGACAGAGCGAAAGAGCGGGGGAAGAGAGAGAACGCGCTAAAgcaagagggagagagagagagagagagctagaGCCGGGGGAGAGAGATAGAGCGAGAGGGCGGGAGAGAGACAgcgctagagagagagagagcgagaagGAAGAGAAAGATGATTGATAGTGACGGGGTGCAGGGAGGGAGCGGGAGAGAGACGGGAAGGGAGGGAGGAGGTTGAGTGGATGAAGACTTACAGACTTACCCAAGATGTTATCCGAAGATTACAGACTTACTCAAGATGTTATCCGAAGAGAGATCGAATGAGAGAGATGGTGTGGTAGTTTACAGACTTACACTAACTGTAATGGAGATGACTCAATTCGTGTAGTTTAATGGAGATGACTCAATTAGTGTAGTTTACTTGGTTAATAGCTAAAGAAATACATGTTATTCGCGTGTTAGTCGTATATCTCTTGTATAATTAGGAATGAGATttaattgaattataatttataagttagatttaattttgcacaaaacatttaaaaaactCAAATTAGGTTGAACttaaattgtttataaataagTTCAATATAGTTATAAGAGTAAACGACAAAGTGGCGACTgcagttttcaaaattttacaaaatgtcaCTATTTTACAACCTACAATTCCAAATACAAGCaataaaattgattaaaaataataaaatatatcacgTACACATCTATATATCAATAATCTGATCAAAATTGATTGACTAAATTCATAAAAATCGTAATATTGATTTCTCTTTAATCACAATTCTTGCACAAAAATCGCACAAAATTTGAGTACACCTCACAATTTTACTTTATCATTAAGTTTGATGGGTAACTAGACGTTTAATCCGTTTTTTTgtgttatattttgtttttggaaaattttctttttaatcacATTTTTGCacacaaaatacataaaaatagCAAAAAACTTAACTAAACCGTATTTTTTTACTCCATCATCGGGTTTAGTGGGTAATTAGATGAGTTGGAACCggtgttaaattttatttttgggaAAATTGGTGGCTTTTCGTTAATCACAATTCTCGCACAAAAATCATATAGAACTTGATTAAACGGTTTTTTTACTCTATCCCCCGACATAGTGAATAATTAGAcgtataaataatatatgaaaatatttatttattaaaattataacagCTTCTTACCAACTTATTAACATTTCTATCGCATgaaatacatatttattataatcatCTTGAAAAAAATGTGATCCATGTTCATTCAAGCTGCATActcatattatttaatatttttaatttttcctatttatattaattaattattttttctagttttacaattaaatttaaattttatatattattataaattagttaAGTATCATGGTCCCCTCTACGTTATCAGACAtctcatttttaaaaattacttttgtcaaaaaccaaaaatgagTAGTCATAAGTGATAATTGAACTTTCACTTATAAGTtactaaaagtaaaaaaatggaTTATAAGTGGCAAGTGgacttgacttataagttattaaattcTGGATAACATTTACTTATAAGTCAATTGAGTGTGTGgtaattttaacttataaattaaaaaaattcaaattattataataaaagaagctttattaaatattaaagcttattacatattaaaatttaaaaaacttcataataaaatgCGAATCACTAAAAAACCCCAAAAATTTAGCATTTCTGACTTAAAAACCCGAAATATGGAATTCTACTTCTTTTACCAAACATTACGTAAAAAGTAGAAACAACTTGAAGTGCTAAAATAAACCCGAAAATGCTTATTTTAAGTTAAGCCAAAAACCACCGATTTCTCTCAAAAATAATGAGATGATATGAGATATTACTTGGATAACTTCtattatttaacaaattataatttacatatataaaaaaatattattatattattttaaattttaactcCTCATCGATTACTTTATTTTCAGGAAAGAAAAAACTCATGTATGGCTTGTAACAAGGATTCTAGTTCTAATTCTCACCAAACACTAAACACTAGTATTTGTATATTTACCCAAATTAGTAATTGGCCCCTATCATCCAGGTCCTGAACGTGATATGCGGGAACTTGATATGTAGAAGCGACATTAAAAATCCATTGAGGCTTAAGATCATTTGTTTCTTCATTCTCGTCAAATTAATCTTGCAATAGTCTTCTCCCAGGTTTGCTTTTCTTACAACAAGTATCACTAAGTTGTCTCTAAGCCAGCTCTTATAATTAATCCtcgatattttatttttttaattttagtacGGTGTAACCAgatgttattatatattcttagtGTCGTTGAATTCAATACTGTTAAAACTAGTGAAGGCATTTAAATTGATACTTAAACTCGTGTATATAGCTCTGAAACTACATAGAGTAATAATTACTAAAAGAGCAAGTCAAAATTGGATTCTAACTTGAgttgatatttcaaatttagACTCTAATTAGAATTATGTAATTAGACTCTGATTTGTTTACCTAGGCCCTGTTTCTTACTCTAATGTAATTGTATAACCCAACACAACACAACATTAATCGTGAGAGATCAATAAAATCCGTGCGGCTTGTGGTAGGAATTTCCGAGCTGTTGTGTGattgttatttattttcttgttcttgtttattCGCGTTGGATTTTGCTTTTGTTGTTGTGTACTCAACACGTTCAAAATTACATAGCAAAAGATGATGTTCCCAAACATGAGGAAAAATAGTAAACCGAGTTGTGGAAGTTTCACGTTGTATGAAACTATGATGCAATTGCTTCGGCTCTTCGGCAATTATTGGTTTCGAAACAGAAACTCCACGGTATAAAACCAAGCCGTATTATTATAAACTGCACATTATAGATTTTAGAACCGCACATTATTGATTTTGGTTTGATTTTAGGTCAGGACCACACTATGCTTACTACTGAAATAGCATGAATGCAAATATCTCTGTTTTTTGTGGAAATTAAGTTTGACATTTGTGCAGATAAGGATGGCCGAAGTTGATGAAGTAGCTGTTGGGATCGACTTAGGGACAACATACTCCTGTGTTGGAGTTTGGCAACATGATCGAGTAGAAATTATTGCAAATGATCATGGTAACAGAACTACACCATCGTATGTCGCTTTCACTGACACTGAGCGTTTCATTGGCCAAGCTGCTAAAAATCAGGCTGCTCTCAATCCTGTCAACACTATATTTGGTAGTCGTTTAATCTTTTTGCAATTCTGAATATATGTTTGGAAGTTTCTGTTCATCTATTGTATACCTACAGTTATATGCTTTAATGATTCCGTCATCTCGTGTTCACAGATGCTAAAAGGTTGATTGGAAGGGGATTCTTGGATTCAACTGTGCAAAGTGACATGAAGCTCTGGCCATTCGAGGTAATTAATGATGGTGATAACAAACCCAAGATAGTTGTGACTTACAAAGAAGTGGAGAAACAATTTTCACCTGAGGAGCTGTCTGCAATGGTTCTAATTAAGATGAAGGAAATTGCAGAAGTTTACCTGGGAAGGAATGTCAACAATGCTGTTGTCACCGTCCCTGCACACTTCAATGACTCACAGCGGCAGGCTACAAAAGATGCAGCAACTATAGCTGGCCTCAATGTGTTGCAGGTACTTGTTGAGCCAACTGCTGCTGCTGTCGCTTATGGCCTTGACAAAAATCTTACTAGTTCAGTCGGGGAGAAAACTGTGCTTGTCTTTGATCTTGGTGGTGGTACTTTTGATGTTTCCCTTCTTAAAATCAAAAAGGATAGTTTTGAAGTTAAGGCTACTGCAGGCAATACTCACCTTGGAGGTGAGGACTTTGACAATCGTTTGCTCAACTATTTCATCGAGGAATTTGAAAGAAAGCACAAAAAGGACATCCGTAAAAGTGCTAAATCtttaagaagattgaaaaatGCTTGTGAAAAGGCAAAGAGAGTTCTCTCACATAATACTGTGACAACCATTGATGTAGATTCTTTGTACGAGGGAATTGATTACTGTTCAAAAATTACGCGTGCCAGGTTTGAAGAATTAAACATGGATCTGTTTGAAAGTTGTATGGATACAGTGAAAAAGTGTCTAGAGGATGCGGAGATGGACATCTGCAGTGTTCATGATGTCGTACTTGTAGGTGGATCTACTAGAATTCCCAAAGTGCAAGAGCTATTGCAAA
Protein-coding regions in this window:
- the LOC108196569 gene encoding heat shock cognate 70 kDa protein, translated to MAEVDEVAVGIDLGTTYSCVGVWQHDRVEIIANDHGNRTTPSYVAFTDTERFIGQAAKNQAALNPVNTIFDAKRLIGRGFLDSTVQSDMKLWPFEVINDGDNKPKIVVTYKEVEKQFSPEELSAMVLIKMKEIAEVYLGRNVNNAVVTVPAHFNDSQRQATKDAATIAGLNVLQVLVEPTAAAVAYGLDKNLTSSVGEKTVLVFDLGGGTFDVSLLKIKKDSFEVKATAGNTHLGGEDFDNRLLNYFIEEFERKHKKDIRKSAKSLRRLKNACEKAKRVLSHNTVTTIDVDSLYEGIDYCSKITRARFEELNMDLFESCMDTVKKCLEDAEMDICSVHDVVLVGGSTRIPKVQELLQKFFKGKELCKNINPDEAVAYGAAVQAAILSGEGGNNIKNLVLLDVTPLSLGIEIKGGIMSVIIPRNTTIPISVLQRGFSNPDGYGTDVAINVYEGERTRAEHNNLLGTFALSDLPPAPEGTIAIWVTFTVDANGVLHVSAENTATGLVNSITIDKRGTLTKEEIERMVKDAEQFKAEDEDFRRKFDKMQELKDYVYKTRDFAERNYNLDASDKTMISFYCKEAIEWLDANKNAEIHEYEYKKQHFKALCERFNISGSSGIKIEKIE